In Crassostrea angulata isolate pt1a10 chromosome 6, ASM2561291v2, whole genome shotgun sequence, a genomic segment contains:
- the LOC128188506 gene encoding titin-like isoform X1 — MKFLLLAIIAVAAHGAPLDQIQQLPLKPGESRQQTEQSSLKEEELKPETKPSSRTADLRPEFAVEEDLKPETKPAQQIRSEQDAEEDLVPETRPVERRDLTDGEDEELVPQTKPVQRSSELKPETKPSPSQYVRRPTPEEFEPPKRRFVPRPVPVDEPKENQVEEKTEE, encoded by the exons ATGAAGTTCCTGCTCCTCGCCATCATTGCTGTTGCTGCCCATGGAGCTCCATTAGACCAAATACAACAACTCCCGCTCAAGCCG GGAGAATCCAGGCAACAGACAGAGCAATCTTCTTTGAAAGAGGAAGAACTAAAACCCGAAACCAAACCGTCCTCAAGAACAGCAGATCTTAGACCGGAATTCGCAGTCGAGGAAGATTTGAAACCGGAAACGAAACCTGCTCAACAAATTCGAAGCGAACAGGATGCGGAAGAGGATTTGGTTCCGGAAACCAGACCGGTTGAACGAAGAGATTTGACTGATGGGGAGGACGAAGAGTTGGTACCTCAGACGAAACCAGTCCAACGGAGCAGTGAGTTAAAACCGGAAACTAAACCATCCCCTAGTCAG tATGTTCGTCGACCGACACCAGAAGAATTCGAGCCGCCCAAGAGAAGG tTTGTCCCTCGGCCAGTGCCGGTAGATGAACCAAAGGAAAATCAG GTTGAGGAGAAAACAGAAGAATGA
- the LOC128188505 gene encoding GTP-binding protein RAD-like produces MTIHGSARGHGQPRGTSISSYSSTGSGMEQTTPLLLEPTDFSGGSHSRSSSVREHRGTRGLESSKGLLPPTPGVIRGGSFREPGELRQKVEKYKNRVNSPQLRDSQPPGSSPDLLSVSYEDVSRGKPDANLRRVRSFKTTSKGVVNRGDSFRKKGARCGGLGKESPPRGLTPNVSPHLSATPRLAPAPVMDGDQNSSYYKIVALGAPGVGKTAITQQFMTSEYIAFDSSMDQSEHEKTISVLLNGVESTVEFLDGIDIQGDLEDIRADAFLVIFSIAHRDTFDTAVQLLQELRMDLGTDRTTILVGNKSDLVRKRKVTTEEALEVANQYEAKYTETSAALNHNVDELLVGTIDHIRYKLNPSLPEPILKLDTRKSHAMRVPSFKGPIDFFRRLFSRGNKKSPKLLKP; encoded by the exons ATGACTATCCACGGTTCTGCGAGGGGACACGGCCAGCCGCGCGGCACCAGTATTTCTTCATATTCCAGCACAGGTTCCGGTATGGAACAGACGACACCTCTTCTCTTGGAGCCAACCGATTTCAGTGGCGGATCCCACTCTAGATCCAGCAGTGTAAGAGAGCACAGAGGTACCCGAGGTCTGGAATCTTCGAAGGGACTCCTGCCTCCCACGCCTGGTGTAATCAGGGGTGGTTCTTTCAGAGAGCCCGGGGAATTAAGGCAAAAAGTTGAGAAGTACAAGAATCGTGTGAATAGCCCCCAGCTTCGCGACTCTCAGCCTCCCGGAAGTTCCCCCGACCTCCTGTCCGTGTCATATGAGGACGTTTCCCGGGGGAAACCGGACGCAAATCTGCGTAGGGTGCGTTCGTTTAAGACGACATCAAAAGGCGTGGTCAACAGAGGAGACTCATTTCGTAAAAAGGGGGCCCGATGCGGCGGGCTTGGCAAAGAAAGCCCTCCCCGAGGCCTGACCCCCAATGTCAGCCCCCATTTGTCGGCCACCCCACGGTTAGCCCCTGCACCTGTAATGGACGGAGACCAAAACTCCTCGTACTACAAAATCGTGGCACTTGGAGCGCCGGGGGTCGGAAAAACCGCCATTACCCAGCAGTTTATGACATCCGAGTATATAGCATTTGATTCTTCAATGG ATCAAAGTGAGCATGAGAAAACGATATCGGTCTTACTGAATGGGGTGGAATCTACCGTCGAGTTTCTTGATGGCATTGATATACAG GGCGATCTAGAGGACATTCGGGCGGACGCCTTTCTGGTGATATTTTCCATTGCACACCGGGATACCTTTGACACTGCCGTCCAACTGCTACAGGAGCTGCGTATGGACCTAGGGACGGACCGGACCACGATTCTAGTGGGAAACAAGTCGGATCTGGTCAGAAAGCGTAAAGTCACCACAGAAG AAGCATTGGAGGTAGCAAATCAGTATGAGGCTAAGTACACTGAAACTTCGGCCGCGCTGAATCACAATGTAGACGAACTATTGGTTGGGACTATAGACCACATCCGGTACAAACTTAATCCGTCCTTACCGGAACCGATTCTGAAATTAGACACCAGGAAGTCGCATGCCATGCGTGTTCCATCATTTAAAGGACCAATTGACTTTTTCAGAAGGCTTTTTAGCAGAGGGAACAAGAAGTCACCGAAGCTGTTGAAACCGTAA
- the LOC128188506 gene encoding titin-like isoform X2: protein MKFLLLAIIAVAAHGAPLDQIQQLPLKPGESRQQTEQSSLKEEELKPETKPSSRTADLRPEFAVEEDLKPETKPAQQIRSEQDAEEDLVPETRPVERRDLTDGEDEELVPQTKPVQRSSELKPETKPSPSQYVRRPTPEEFEPPKRRFVPRPVPVDEPKENQNEKES from the exons ATGAAGTTCCTGCTCCTCGCCATCATTGCTGTTGCTGCCCATGGAGCTCCATTAGACCAAATACAACAACTCCCGCTCAAGCCG GGAGAATCCAGGCAACAGACAGAGCAATCTTCTTTGAAAGAGGAAGAACTAAAACCCGAAACCAAACCGTCCTCAAGAACAGCAGATCTTAGACCGGAATTCGCAGTCGAGGAAGATTTGAAACCGGAAACGAAACCTGCTCAACAAATTCGAAGCGAACAGGATGCGGAAGAGGATTTGGTTCCGGAAACCAGACCGGTTGAACGAAGAGATTTGACTGATGGGGAGGACGAAGAGTTGGTACCTCAGACGAAACCAGTCCAACGGAGCAGTGAGTTAAAACCGGAAACTAAACCATCCCCTAGTCAG tATGTTCGTCGACCGACACCAGAAGAATTCGAGCCGCCCAAGAGAAGG tTTGTCCCTCGGCCAGTGCCGGTAGATGAACCAAAGGAAAATCAG AACGAGAAAGAGAGTTGA